From one Danio rerio strain Tuebingen ecotype United States chromosome 19, GRCz12tu, whole genome shotgun sequence genomic stretch:
- the LOC141379097 gene encoding uncharacterized protein has protein sequence MSIEEVVRHLAEISRRQQVITEQLTARQDRMEQQLRQAAGSSQFSEVSAHKFITKLSDLDDIDAYLHTFEVIAERERWPKESWARMLAPFLTGEAQRAYFALETPKNDDYKALKKEILARMGLSNISAAQQFSQWSYDDKQPVRTQAANLSRLGRLWLLGGDPTAVQVAEKVVIEKMMRALPRRLRTLTSMKNPDSLAALVELAEAHVARETGERAALPPRRVNAPWRLVEGTERPGSRPAVPSPVDEPMPTEPTTHSTPAWTAGCVVHRNVPPEAPTRKVCIDGKTQTATLDTGSAITLVHPKTLKFHQEGKSRIPITCVHGDTRHVPSQKVTMATKSGSWRIEVGVVPDLPVPLLLGRDWPGFDDLLTHHQARSACTKKNSKGRAQRDRQSALMATESDRGADSSS, from the exons ATGTCGATCGAAGAGGTAGTACGCCATCTAGCGGAAATCTCAAGAAGACAACAAGTGATAACTGAACAACTCACCGCCAGACAAGACCGTatggaacaacagctccgccaAGCGGCCGGTTCCAGCCAGTTCTCTGAGGTGAGCGCTCATAAATTCATCAcaaaactcagcgacctggacgatATTGATGCTTACCTGCACACCTTCGAGGTAATTGCGGAAAGAGAGAGATGGCCGAAGGAAAGTTGGGCGAGGATGTTAGCACCATTTCTGACTGGAGAAGCTCAACGAGCTTATTTCGCATTAGAGACACCGAAAAACGACGACTATAAAGCATTGAAGAAGGAGATACTCGCCAGAATGGGACTCTCCAACATAAGCGCAGCACAACAATTTTCTCAGTGGTCATATGATGACAAACAGCCGGTTCGGACCCAAGCAGCCAATTTATCCAGATTGGGAAGATTATGGTTACTAGGAGGAGATCCAACCgcagtccaggtcgctgagaaagtGGTCATTGAAAAGATGATGAGGGCGCTACCCAGACGGCTCCGCACACTTACCAGCATGAAGAACCCCGACTCGCTGGCCGCTTTGGTGGAGCTGGCGGAAGCTCACGTGGCCCGGGAGactggggagagagcggctctgccaccccggagggtaaatGCGCCATGGCGACTGGTGGAGGGCACAGAAAGACCAGGCAGCAGACCGGCGGTCCCCAGCCCAgtcgacgagccgatgcccacagaGCCAACAACtcactcgaccccggcctggacggcagggtgcgtggtacatcgcaacgtccctcccgaagctcccacccgtAAAGTATGCATAGACGGGAAAACACAGACGGCTACATTGGATACAGGAAGTGCAATAACCCTGGTTCatccaaaaacattaaaatttcaTCAAGAAGGAAAAAGCCGAATCCCGATTACATGCGTACacggtgatacccgccacgtaccctCCCAAAAAGTCACCATGGCGACGAAGTCGGGAAGCTGGCGCATCGAAGTAGGAGTGGTTCCAGATCTTCCAGTACCCCTTcttctgggcagagactggccggggttcgatgaTCTCCTCACCCACCATCAGGCTCGATCGGCTTGTACAAAGAAGAACAGCAAGGGACGGGCTCAACGGGACCGCCAATCAGCGCTGAtggccaccgagagcgacagagggg cggactccagctcgtga